GGTTGTAGGTGTGGGCGGATCGCCTCACAGatggcccgccccgccgtcggtcgtgAGAGCCGCAGCTCCCAGTTCCTCAAGGTGACGAGGCGGCTTGTCCTCTCCAGGTATCGAGCTGCCTCGGCGAGGGGTCgacgccccgggaccggagctccggtgatgcgggtgtaaaggtccgcaagcaccttagcttccaagtcccaaggcggagtccccgccaaggcagtcgcggcttcatgcccgacagtgcggtacgcacggacgatcctgatggcgacagcacgctgcgcgccaagcaggaccgcccgactgtcgggcatcaGCGTCTTAGCCCagatgggtgcgccgtacagggccatcgaACGGATGACACCTGCATACAGTCGGCGGCACCCtacgtcggggcccccgacgttcggcagtaaccttccgagagcagttgcggcagcccggagtctaggcgccagccttcggaagtgctctcGGAAGTTGAGCCGCCCGTCGAGGACCAAACCGAGGTATTTCATTGTGCCTGACAGCGGGATACGAACAccctccactgtcaggcacgcgtcaagTCCGGTGGTtcggctccgggggccgtgcagcaaaagcgcttcggtcttccccagagccacgtcgagtcctagcatccggatgcgacccacgacgaGTTGTACGCCGCAGgtggcacgccggatgcattctgcgggggttgaaccccgcgccaaaaccaatgtatcgtccgcgtagcaaacgacccgcgtacagggcaggagagcgccccgaagggtccagtcgtacccgatgttccacaagaggggccccaacacagacccctgtggaacaccgcgtcccgtctcccacctctgcgggccgcttggccccgcgaacgatATTCCCTCCCGGAGAGGTAGTTCGCCACGACGCGCTGCAagtagagcggcaccccgtggaatcggagcgccgactctatgcactgatgcggcagcgaattgaaggcgttggcgatatcTAGCGACACCgctaccgccacgccccctcgtgctACCGCATCCGCGGCGAACTCCTGGACTACTTTTATGGCGTCcaccgtggaccgcctcgccctaaagccatattggcagtccgacagactcggaccaGTCCTATCtagatgccggacgatgcgggcagcgatgacgcgctcaaagagcttgcccgcctcgtccagcaggacaatcggccTGTATCCAGACGCCgagtctgccggtcgtcccTCTTTGCGAAGAAGGACGAGCCGCCCAGTCTTCCAAACatccgggaatctgccctcctccaaacaggagttgagcagaccccggaatcgactttcgaggggccccagtgccagcgcaagagcgcgcgccggcactccgtcggggcccgGGGCGGTCTTCTTAGGGCGAAGGCGAGCGATGgacgcctccagttcccccTCCGTGATCACCTCCAGTGGCTCCGGCGCCTGAGGCGCGACCACCACTGGAGGGAGGATGTCTGTCCGGGTTGGAAACAAGGACGAGACGACGACGTGGAGCAGCTGggcctccatggtctccgtgatcgggggcccggcggcgcggagcttgttccgcgccatgaggtacgggcgcccccacggatccctgttgaggtcctccagcatctcctgccTTGCTCCTTCCTTGGCCTGTAaaatggccaggcggagattgctcctcgtcgtacggtaggcctcatacagcgaggcctccctcgtctcgtccctgTCCGGTCTtcgggcgtgcctggagcggtagcgggtgtGGGCCCGCTTTGCCCCCAAGCACGCCTCTcggagagctgcgatctcgggcgaccaccagtaaactgaccggcggttcggccgcctgcggacgcgaggcatcgcggtGTCGCACACTAAAGTTATGGTGCGACGGAagcgctctgcctcgtcgtcgaTTGAGCGGCCTGAGACCGCCGGCGTGGACCAgtcggccacaatggccgcctcgatcagcagctctctgtccatcctttgtagggcccatcgtgggcttcccgagtccggtgtaaagcgccggatcccgggtcccccaggagtggaaacgctgaaccgaATGTATCGGTgatccgatagcgtctccacctcctcgacgcgccaatcgcgaacgcgctccgcaatagacggagcgcagaacgacacgtcgacgatggaccctccgttctgccgtacgcaggtgtggaccctacccctattcagcagggcaaggtccaatccaagggcccactcctccaaaagttccccgcgccggtcggttgccggttccccccacgccgtgctcttagcgttgaggtcaccgagcaagatgaccgggcgaggcgacagcgtccgaacaagggcctcgagctcggccaaaaacgactcgaactcagccagacccctgttcggcgagaagtagCCCCCacgactgcgtacggcccccagACGACGACGACATATCCGGAGCCCCTGCGTACAATATGCAGGGGCTTAGAGTCAGCGCCCAAGGCGCTTATGATggcgacggagccgtcgaggtcccccgcccaattggggCGAGAGGCAACAtaatatggctccgccgccactgcAATATCGATGccccactgcgccagcgactgaaGGAAAAgatcctgtgcgccggcgcagtggttcagattcccctggaggaggaagtgtggacggacgttatccattactggtcgtccatccgttcctcctcacaggggcGCGCCTGTGACGTGACCGcattgggcactttccccaaTGCGGCCATTTGCTTTCTTATAAGggccgggggagcacatccccggctgcccattTGGTGGGCGGCACCGcggccgagctcggcgcatatggCGCACCTAGCCGGCTCTCTGCACTCCGCCgccttgtgcccgggcatcgcgcagcggtaacataaCCCGCTGCGGTCCGCAGGGCACATGCACACCGGCCTTGTGTGGCCGAGTGCTAGGCAGCGGTAGCACTTTAGTGGTCGTGCCTCCAGCTGCACGACCGTCGCCGAGCTCCATCCACCAAGAACTTTTGGGTCTGGTGGTACCAGCCTCGGTACCGCCTCCATGGGCATTTCAGCACGGCGCTGAATTTCTGACCGGGGCTAGGCCTCAGGTCTCCCACTTTAATCGGTCAGGCGCGCACTGACTTTGTCGCGCGGCGACGTCGAGGATCTCCTCTCTGGTGACGGAGTCATCCAGGTTTGACACCCGGAGCTCCGCACACCTGACGGGTCTGGTGACCCTGACGTCACCGTCGTAGATGGCCTCGAGTTTCTTGGCCATCTCGTCAGCCGCCTCCCGACCGACATTCTTCGGGAGCTGAAGCACCCGAGCCCCGGTCTGCGCCTTCCTTATGCGGATGGGGTCCACCGCCATGTCGATCCCCATCGCATTAAGGTCGACCCCAGCCCTCGCCTTGGTGAGCACCGTGGCGTAGGTGAGGCCTTCCCTCTCCGCCTCTGGTGTTATGGTTAACACCACGCGGCGGTGCGGGCGAGGCGTCTCTGGCGCTGCGCACGCTTGCGCCGTTGCTTGCCAGAGACAGCCTTCGGCCCCCCCTTCTTCTTTTGAGGAGGGGCTTCCTTCCTCCTCTCGGGCTGAGCCTTGGGGCGCTCCGGCGCCTTCGGCTTCGGCCTTTCTTTTTCTTGGAGACCGTGGTCCACCCTTCGTCCACGGCCTCGGATGTGCTCGCAACCGGCGCCTCTTCCGGCGCCGGACCAGAGCGGCGCCGGTTGCGCGACCGTCTTAGCCTTCCCCTTCGCCGGTTTAGGATCcggcgttggggtcggcttcggcGCCAGTCTCGGCGCCGGCTTCGGCACCGGTTTCGGCGCCGACCTAGGTGCTGTCTTCGGCGCCGGCTTTGGGGCCGGGGCTGCCTTCAGCACCTGGTTGTAGGCGGGTTTGGGGCCACGGCCCGACGCCTCCGCCTCCGCGCGTCTTCTGTCCGCCGCTAGAGGCGGACGCAGAACTGGCTCTGGCGGGAGCCTGCTGTTCATTTCCCGCCAGTTTGGCGTCCATCATGGTCCCTACGGACACCATGATGGCGCGCTGCATCGCCTCAAAGTCGAGGGCTGCCGGGGCTGTCTGCCTCTGGACGGACTTTATTTGGTCCCGCAGCTCTCCAACTTCTTTACTGAGGCGAGCGTTCTCGGCCATCAGTTTTTCTGCGGTGGGACCTGTCAGGGCACGGATTCCGCCCTGAATATCTTCCACCGCATCTTTCCAGCCGTTTTATGAGGCAGCCCTTTATATTCTTGGAGGTGCGCGCCACCTCCAAGATCGCCATCAGGCTGTCCTCAATTTTGGCCTTTGCTGAAGAGGGGTCAAGCGGCTGGAGTCCAGAACTCAGCAGGTCCCGGACCGCCGCCCTCTCATCCCTCTTCAGTTTTTCTTCGGCCTCCTTTTCTTTAAGCGTATCGGACGGCAACGCTGACTCCACGGCGAGCCGCCGATACTCTTCTCTCTGCCTGTGCAGGCCGACATATCGCCCGTGGGTGACGCAGCCGCGGGACCGTGTCGACGAGGCTATGGACACCTCGCTGTCACAGTCCGAAGCGGCGTACGCCCCCACGGACATCCTGTCGTCCGAAGCATCCCGTCTGGGACGCTTTCGGTCCGACCTTCCTGAGGAGCTGTCACGTGAGTGACACTCCGTCTCCTTCTCCTGGGGCGAGGCGATGCGCTCAAGCATCACCCGAGGCGACCTCGCCACCAAATCTTCAGCTAGACTCGGTCTACTAGTAGACCGAGTCTTCCTCCCTTCTTCGACCTCCTTTCTCTTCATTGGGTTTTTTAAAAGTAGAAGATTCCATTTGATTCCCACGATTATGGGGGATTGGGtcgtcgtccccggccagtgccccctgtagccggggaaggtctaAGAGTAACCCTCCGAGGTGCGACATGTGCCCCGTCGGGGGTCAACGCTAGGACTGGTTtcccaccagccattcatcccctcgccgcgttgtccaatagcttgggattgggggttttttatagaggttttccgtcctcgcggtccaaccgGTTAAGGTAAGACCCCCGTTcctgcgtaagtccacccctgacctcgctgcaggtttacggtctggccgacggtggtcttcacaagaccgcgtccggaggcagtgtaagtgcacaccggacccgtcgcccatctccgactccccgcccgccgccgctacccggaataagtccaggacgccgacgggctgcgacatccagcaagctgtgaacactcactggactcgccctacaccGCGCCCTctgccgctactcggagtacgtccgagacgccagcgaacgcccaccacgcgaaggccgGGACAAAACCGACCTCCGCCAGTCTATCCCACAAGCCGTGGGAAGActtccccgcccgccgccgctacccggaatgagtccaggacgccggcgggctgcggagtccagcaagcagttgacactcactggacCCGCCCTCCTTCCGAacttcggccaacaaacaatggccgaagtcgTCCCGCTCCAGCTCATCAAACCACTCCTCGCTTGAGGAGGGTGAGAGCGAGCGCgtccggccagcagttgacactggccggactggcagaaattcgccacgcacaacaattgccccaagtcgcgagacgattgttatgcgtgcccagggtgcaccggcccaacgactgctcttccccccggacgtatccgtaagggaccagcagccgccaggcacacgaggaggttttctgccctgcaccccaacctaacctaacctttttttttttttttttttttttttaggcgggggaatcctcatggacacccgccctcccgggggggaggacgggtagtgtcagactcttactgactaaacctaaccgccgggtgacgtcagccgcgtttgatgccggcacgtggagttacataaaatatcactacactgtgccggccgcggggatccgccggccattgagtagggccggcggctcgctttcgcgttatttgtggaggccgacgtgtagagagcgtcggcctcctcgcctcgtaatggggtcgcacccgtcacaccgaaatgcgaccccccgtcgcgggtctgttttgacgggcgatatgcacccccgtgcctatcgcccagaccctagctagggcggcaagttgcgctcgtgcgcagcacgtcgccgccccatacgacgtcggcgtatggcgggcgcgctgggatcttcttcccgtgcgcgctccgccgcctccttctgggacatgaccgtctcgcagaaggaggctagtgcgttccacgctgcacgactgctGATGGCTGAagcgacaacagccggcagcgcggaaagatcGTCCAAATTGAGCGCCGCCAGAAGGTCGGAGCGTTGCTCGGCAAaggccggacatacggccagagtatggagtgcggtgtcgtcgacatcaccgcactcatggcacgcagtcgactcctccctcctgacgacgcggcacAGGTAATGCCCGAAGGCCCCGTGCCCAGTTAGcacctgcgtgaggcggtaggtcaggacaccataccgcctctccgcccacggttgaaGGTGTGGGCGGATTGCTTCACAAatggcccgccccgccgtcggtcttGAGAGACGGAGCTCCCAATTCCTgaaggtgacgaggcgggcctGTCTTTTCCATGCCTCGCGCTGCCTCGGCGAGGGTTcgatgccccgggaccggagctcggtgatgcgggtgtaaatgtccgcaagcaccctcgcttccaaatcccaaggcggagtccccgccaaggcagtcgcggcttcgtgcccgacagttCGGTAggcacggacgatcctgttggcgacagcacgctgcgcgccaagcaggaccgcccgactgtcgggcaatAACTTCTTCGCCCAAatgggtgcgccgtagaggGCCATTGAGCGTATGACCCCCCCGTATAAACGGCGGCACCCTaagtcggggcccccgacgttcggcagcagcctcccgagagcagctgcggcagcccggagtctgggcgccagccttctgaagtgctcccggaagttgagcctcccgtcgaggaccaggccTAAATACTTCAtagtgcctgacagtgggatacggacaccttccactgtcaggcacgcgtcattTCCGGTGggtgggctccgggggccgtgcagcaagagcgcctcggtcttccccagagccacgtcaagtcctagcatccggatgcgacctacgacgagttgcgtgccgcaggtcgcacgccggatgcattccgcGGGGTCAGAACCCCGCGCTAAAACCAatgtgtcgtccgcgtagcacacgacccgcgtgcagggcaggagagcgccccgaagggtccagtcatacccgatgttccacaagaggggccccaagacagacccctgtggaacaccgcgccccgtctcccacctctgcgggccgcttggccccgcgaacgacACGTGTCGCCCGgacaggtagtccgccacgacgcgctgcaagtagagcggcaccccgtggtatcggagcgccgactctatgcactgatgcggcagcgaattgaaggcgttggcgatgtcaAGAGAAACCgccaccgccacgccccctcgtgctACCGCATCCGCGGCGAACTCCTGGACGACTTTGATGGCGTCcaccgtggaccgcctcgccctaaagCCGTATTGGCAatccgacagactcggaccaGTCCTATCaagatgccggacgatgcgggcgcGATGAtgcgctcaaagagcttgcccgcctcgtccagcaggacaatcggccTGTAGCCGACGGTgagtctgccggtcgtcccTCCTTTCGAAGAAGGACGAGCCGCCCCGTCTTCCATGtatccgggaatctgccctcctccaaacaggagttgagcagtccccggaatcgactttcaagaggccccagtgccagcgcaagtgcgcgcgccggcactccgtcggggcctgGGGCGGTCTTCTTTGGGCGAAGGCGGCGATGGACGCCTCCATTCTCCCTCCGTGATGCCTCCAGTGGCTCCGGCGCCTGAGGCGCGACCACCACTGGAGGGACAATCTTGTCCTTCCGGGAAAAGGGACGAGACTACGGcgtggagcagctggggctccatggtctccgtgatcgggggcccgttggcgcggagcttgttccgcgccgcgATGTatgggcgcccccacggatccctgttgagttcctccagcatctcctgtcTTCCTTGTGCCTTGGCCTTTAgaatggccaggcggagattgctcctcgccgTGCGGTAGGCCTCATATAGagaggcctccctcgtctcgtcccaacttggtcttccggcgtgcctggagcggtagcgggtcaACCCCCGCTTGGCCCCGAAGCACGCCTCcctgagagctgcgatctcgggcgaccaccagtaaactgaccggcggttcggccgccgtcggacgcgaggcatcgccgTGTCGCACACCAAAGTTAAGGTGCGACGAATagctctgcctcgtcgtcaaTTGAGCGGCCGCCACCGCCGGCGTGCACCAatcggccacaatggccgcctcgatcagcagctctctaTCCATCTTctgtagggcccatcgtgggcttcccgagtccggtgtaaagcgccggatcccgggtcccccaggagtggaaacgctgaaccgtatatatcggtggtccgatagcgtctccacctcctcgacgcgccaatcacgaacgcgctccgcaatagacggagcgcaaaacgacacgtcgacgatggaccctccgttctgccgtacgcaggtgtggaccctacccctattcagcagggcaaggtccaatcccagggcccactcctccaataATTCCCCGCGCCGGTCtgttgccggttccccccacgctgtgctcttggcgttgaggtcaccgagcacgatgaccgggcgaggcgaaagcgtccgaacaagggcctcgagctcggccataaatgactcgaactctgccagacccctgttcggcgagaagtagacccctaccactgcgtacggcccccaaacaACTGCGACATATCCGAGCCCCTGCGGATGGTATGCAGGGGTCGGGATCCGCGCCACAGGCGCTTATgacggcgacggagccgtcgagtcccccgcccaattgggacgAGGGGCAACAAAgtatggctccgccgccactccaATATCAATgctccactgcgccagcgactggagAAACAGATCCTgcgcgccggcgcagtggttcaagttcccctggaggaggaagtgtggacggacgttatccattattgttcgtccatccgttcctcctcacaggggcGCGCCTGTGATGTGACCGcattgggcactttccccaTTGCGGCCATCTTCTTCTTGATAAgtgcc
This genomic window from Trichoplusia ni isolate ovarian cell line Hi5 unplaced genomic scaffold, tn1 tig00004231, whole genome shotgun sequence contains:
- the LOC113508248 gene encoding anther-specific proline-rich protein APG-like, with the translated sequence MNSRLPPEPVLRPPLAADRRRAEAEASGRGPKPAYNQVLKAAPAPKPAPKTAPRSAPKPVPKPAPRLAPKPTPTPDPKPAKGKAKTVAQPAPLWSGAGRGAGCEHIRGRGRRVDHGLQEKERPKPKAPERPKAQPERRKEAPPQKKKGGPKAVSGKQRRKRAQRQRRLARTAAWC